One stretch of Armigeres subalbatus isolate Guangzhou_Male chromosome 2, GZ_Asu_2, whole genome shotgun sequence DNA includes these proteins:
- the LOC134214535 gene encoding uncharacterized protein LOC134214535, with amino-acid sequence MSALDRFPPFDDTGGGTSVRPILNTLNGSYAGRTIPTWLDPNNDHGQLTILKMEGVGGPLPNRPCLLRTSVEKWIGGKIVGGFPEGRGISYALKIRNPKHVEKLLTMKVLADGTNIKISKHPNLNKSKCVVSCFEAKDTSDQELKENLAPQGVTDFRRIKRRIGHEQYENTASIILTFDGTVIPDHVDFGWLRCKTRPYYPAPMQCFCCWSFGHTRTRCKQPQSTCGNCSQDHPFDETNKCDNEPFCKRCNMHNHSLSSRKCPTYVEENTIQRIRIDMGISYHSAKKVFEQSNSSRTFSAVTSAGKDETIANLSKKVDQLLLEMTNKDKRIASLEATLNNKGKESSRLDLVRQHGTIEDLITEVVKLKSDLAMKDRENYLLRELYGKKVPQPEEPISPKSTNSIFSQQSTPSPEYEPIMQNNEEQTRSWVQRAQPNVSTKEKKQRIKNKKPSSSVESDCSTLIPSLALKDKTPKRTHLPTDSDDSTGRSKSKITANNSINISVISSGEEGADMES; translated from the coding sequence ATGTCGGCACTGGACCGTTTTCCACCTTTCGATGATACCGGTGGGGGAACTTCTGTTCGCCCCATATTGAACACCCTTAATGGATCCTATGCCGGCCGTACTATTCCTACGTGGCTCGACCCGAACAACGATCATGGTCAACttacaattttgaagatggaaggcGTGGGTGGCCCATTACCGAACAGGCCATGTCTTCTTCGCACTTCCGTAGAAAAGTGGATAGGAGGTAAAATCGTCGGTGGTTTTCCGGAAGGACGAGGTATCTCGTACGCTCTTAAGATACGGAACCCAAAACATGTTGAGAAACTTCTGACAATGAAAGTGTTGGCTGACGGAACAAACATCAAAATCAGCAAGCATCCTAACCTCAACAAATCTAAATGTGTTGTCAGCTGTTTCGAAGCGAAAGATACGAGTGATCAGGAACTAAAGGAAAATCTTGCTCCGCAAGGTGTTACTGATTTCCGCAGAATCAAACGTAGGATCGGACACGAACAGTATGAGAACACTGCATCCATCATTCTCACTTTCGATGGCACTGTTATACCAGATCACGTTGATTTCGGTTGGCTGCGTTGCAAGACAAGGCCTTATTATCCGGCTCCAATGCAATGCTTTTGCTGTTGGAGTTTCGGACATACCAGAACACGATGTAAGCAACCACAATCAACATGCGGTAATTGCTCTCAGGATCACCCCTTCGACGAAACAAACAAATGCGACAACGAACCATTCTGCAAACGCTGCAATATGCATAACCACAGTCTCTCGAGCAGGAAATGCCCAACGTACGTCGAGGAAAACACAATACAACGAATCAGAATTGACATGGGAATATCGTATCATTCAGCGAAAAAAGTGTTCGAGCAATCCAACAGTTCCCGGACTTTTTCAGCAGTAACATCGGCTGGTAAGGATGAAACCATTGCGAACCTAAGTAAAAAAGTTGACCAACTTTTGCTAGAGATGACAAATAAGGACAAGCGCATAGCGTCCCTTGAGGCAACCCTAAACAACAAAGGGAAAGAAAGTTCTCGACTCGACCTAGTACGGCAACATGGTACTATCGAAGATTTGATTACCGAAGTAGTGAAACTAAAATCTGATTTAGCAATGAAAGATCGAGAAAATTACCTCCTCCGAGAGTTATACGGGAAAAAAGTGCCACAACCAGAAGAACCTATCTCACCGAAATCAACTAACTCTATTTTTTCTCAACAATCTACCCCATCACCTGAATATGAGCCAATAATGCAGAACAACGAAGAACAAACACGCAGCTGGGTGCAAAGAGCTCAGCCTAACGTATCAACCAAGGAAAAAAAGCAGAGAATCAAGAACAAGAAGCCGTCATCCTCCGTTGAAAGCGATTGCAGTACGCTTATCCCCAGCCTGGCTTTAAAAGATAAAACACCAAAGAGAACACACTTGCCAACAGATTCAGACGATTCAACCGGTCGCTCAAAAAGCAAGATAACCGCTAACAACAGCATAAACATATCTGTCATCTCCTCAGGAGAAGAAGGTGCTGATATGGAAAGTTGA